Genomic segment of Thermoanaerobaculia bacterium:
CGGACTTGTAAAAGGGAAGGTCGTTATTCCCACCATCCCAGAGGATGACATCCGCTTCTTTCTGGGCCTTCTTCATAATTGCCCCGTAATCGACTCCGGCGTAGACGATAAAGCCGTTTTCAATATGGGGTTCGTACTCTTCCCTCTCCTCAATCGTGCATTGATGAAGGTCGAGATCTTCCAGCGAAGCAAAGCGCTGAACTGCCTGCTTGACAAGGTTTCCGTAGGGCATGGGATGGCGGATCGCGACCACCTTTTTCCCCATTTCCTTAAGAAGATTGGAAATATAACGACTGGTCTGGCTCTTGCCGACTCCTGTTCGAACCGCGGTAATGGCAATAACCGGAACCTTGGATTTGATCATCGTGTCCTCTCCGTTCAGAAGGACAAAATCAGCACCATTGGCAATACAGAGAGAGGCTTTGTGCATTACATAGGTATGCGGAACGTCACTATAGGCAAAAACGACCTGGTCAATTTTCTTCTTCTTGATAATGTCGACGAGCTCCGATTCGGGGAAGATCGGAATTCCCTTGGGATAAAGACTTCCCGCCAGCTCAGGAGGGTAGACTCGTCCCTCGATGTTGGGAATCTGGGTGGCCGTAAATGCGACAACGTTGTAGTCCCTGTTGTCCCGAAAAATCACATTAAAGTTGTGGAAGTCCCTCCCTGCAGCTCCCATGATGACAACCTGCTTCCGTTTCATGACACCTCCTCTTTCATTGTAAATTCCTCGACATTGTCTCAAATCTTATTTGAAATGTCCACGACGGAAGGCTCGCAGGCTTTCCCCTTCTTTACTTCACGATTTAAACATGTCAAAAATGGACTTTTTCTTCCCGCCTTCTTCCTTGTCATTTCCTTCATCGGACTGCATGGTGGGGATCAGTGGAACTTCGCGGTAGCCTTCGGGAAGGAGAAAAAGATCATCGGCAAGGGATTCCGTTTTGATGGACGTCACGTCGTAGTTCTGGATCGTAGTCGTAGTTTTCCCTTTCTTATCCTCAGATACGGTCGTGATGATCGATTTCAGCATGAACCCGGGAACCGCGGTCCGGGATTCTGCTTCGATGAGTTTATCCAGATCGGCGAACCCCGTTTTCATTCGGGATTCCTGAAAGAGATCGCGAATCGGAAGTTCGATGGCCTGTGTTGTCCAGACTTCCTTTTTCGATTTCTGGTCGGATA
This window contains:
- a CDS encoding cyclic 2,3-diphosphoglycerate synthase translates to MKRKQVVIMGAAGRDFHNFNVIFRDNRDYNVVAFTATQIPNIEGRVYPPELAGSLYPKGIPIFPESELVDIIKKKKIDQVVFAYSDVPHTYVMHKASLCIANGADFVLLNGEDTMIKSKVPVIAITAVRTGVGKSQTSRYISNLLKEMGKKVVAIRHPMPYGNLVKQAVQRFASLEDLDLHQCTIEEREEYEPHIENGFIVYAGVDYGAIMKKAQKEADVILWDGGNNDLPFYKSDLHITLVDPHRPGHEILYHPGEANLLMSDVLLINKVGTADPEKVKEVEANCKRLNPGAKILKANSPFTVSDVKAIKGKRVVVVEDGPTLTHGGMTYGAGYLAAKAAGVKSIVSPVPFAVKSIAQTYKKYPHCSEILPAMGYGDDQIRDLERTLNKVDADAVVIGTPIDLSRMLKINKPAVRVRYDLEEIKKGQLKALIKDVLKKG